The genomic interval cttttcctcctctctatGCCTCTtcttcagaaacaaaacaaccaaTTCCCCCTTTTCTCATGGAAGCAAGTCCCCTCCGGATGCTGGCATCAGACACCTGCAAACTCTGGGCTCCCACCTCTACCCTAAGCAACGGTCACCAAAGTCTTCAAACAAGATGCTTCTCTCCCTCAGTGGGTTTCTGGTGCCAGCAGTTAAAAGCTTAAACTTTTTTCCACCATATGAGATAATAATTTCAGATCCATCACTGGCCAGCCCAAATCCAATATAATTATACCAAAGATCCCCCCAGCAAGGAGGTCCACATAGTGGGGCTGTGGGTCAGAGGGTGCCACGAGGGAGGCCAAGTGGGCACCAGGCGCCACCGGAGGGCAGTGACCCACAGAGGTGAGGCTGGACCAGGAGCCCCAAACTTGGGGCTGGTGGacaatagggagtggtggggactgtggtaAACCAGGGATCCCACGTTCCATCCAGAGGCCCAGTGGAATGTTGCCACGTGGAAAGGTGGCCAGGTGCCCATTCTTACAGAGAGGTTGGAAGAAGTTTATGTTAAACTGAATTATTTAAGCATTGGcaactaaatttaaattttttttaaatatacatcaaCGGGACAAATAAAACATATGAATCAACATGAATAGTCCGGAGGCTGAGAGTTTGGTTTCTGCATTAGGAATCAGCTGGCATCCACTCACTCGCTGGGCACTTAATATGTGGGAGGCTCTGCATAAAGCCCCCCCACACGGGCCTTTCTCCTGTACCCTGTGAACCCTGTGAGGAGGTGCTGTCTTTCTGCCCCGCATGGAGGTGGACTCAGGCCCAGGCCCGTGGTCACTTCACAGGCACAGGCCAGACACATCCCCCATCAGACCTGAGAAGCGCTCCCTTGGAAGCTTCCTGGCCCTGGGCCCTCAGAACTGAGCCCCTTCAGCCTCAAGTCCCCAAGTGGGGTGCCCCTAAATTCTGCCCTGCTCCTTTCTGGGGGGCCGTCCTCCCGTGACCCCCGTGGCCCCCTCACCCACGGCTGCGGATCAGGGCTGAAGCGGCAGGGCCCATGGCGCCGGCCTGTGGGGAGCACAGAGAGGACGCCCGGGAGTCGGTCCAAACCCGCCGCCGAGTCTTTTCCTCCAGGTGAGGAGAACCCACAGCAGAGGCCGCAGCTCCAGGCAGAGTGGGGGGGCTCCCCACCCTCGGGAGGGGTCCTGGGCGTGTCAGCAGAACAGTGTAGCTGCCTGGTCAGGCGAGGGTGGGGCGTGGCCGTGGGGAAGGCGACCTGGGGCTtcagagctgggaggggagggcagggcacaGGACtgggcccggggtgggggtggggggcttcacttccctggaggcagggctggaggcgCCCCTCGGCCGAGCCCCTGGGCGAGTGTGTGCCGGGAGCAGAGAGGGTCAGGGCTGGAGCGCTGGGAGCCCCGGGGGCCGGGCAGGGTCAGACTCAGCCCTGGGACCCACACCCAGCCCGGGGCTGGCCCCAGGCAGGGGCTCAGGAGCGAACTTAGTGGGGACTTGGAGCAGGTCCCTCTGGACACCGGCCTCAGGTGCCCTGTCTTAAAGGCCAGGACTGGACCTGGTGCCGTCCGAGTTCCCCCCGGGTCTGGGCAGTCCCCTGGGGTGGGCAGAGGCGAGGGGGGGCCTTGGGACAGCCAGCCCCTGGGGAGCGTTTGGAGGGCCCAGCTCAGATGGCCCAGTTACAGGGTTTTCATCCAAGGGTCACTCAGGTGGGGCTCCTCGCATTCAGTGTGAGTAGGTAGTTCAAACGACAGGTGTTTCTTGTCCCTGGAAAGATGGATGGCAGGTGCCTGGAGTGTGGCCCACCTGGACCATacctctccttcccacccacccatcccacACCCGGCTCCCCAGGCCTCGCAATGGCTTCCTGGGATGGGATGCAGGCAGTGCAGGGATCAGTGTCCCGAAGAAACCAGGCTCTGGTGGAGGAATGCCTCGTCCAAGGTCACAAACCAGCCTGGGTCGACCTGGGGTTTGAGTGGAGGCTGGTGTGACCCCCAGCCTGTCAGCCTGTCTTGGGGGAGGCTGGGCAGGTGGGCACAGCACACCTGGTGCCCTGAGCGGCTGTGCCCTCCCATCAGCAGGGGCCCCCTCTGTGAGGGACCAGGGACGGGCTCCACTGATCTCGGGGGGCTGTGGACTCATGGGGTCCCTGGGGTCAAGGCTCTGGTCCAGGTGCTCAGCAGCTCTCTGAGCGCCTACTGTGCGCATGGGTCCGGGCTCGGTGCTGGAGAACAGTGATGAGCGAGACCCATCCTGCCCTGCGGGACCTCGCAGACCCTGACTTGCAATAACAGCTGTACTTCCTCATGGCTGCAGGACTCAGGCAGGGAACTCCCTACTCTGAGCATGTCGGCTCATCTGAATAAATCCAGGGTGGAGGGATGGTAACACGTGTGTGCCTCGCAGCATTGCTGGGCTGGTGCTCCTGGCGTTCACCAAGTAGCACCTCCCAACCTGCCTCCCCAACACGAAACCAGATCAGGGATCCTGGGGCCCAGAGAAGTGCAGTCTCACCCAAGGTATCCCTGGCAGAGATGGGACCCaaccccagctcctccctgcccctgagGCACTGTCTGCTCCTCCGTCCAGGGGTCCCGATGGTCTTAACAGGGCTCTGGGCAACAGACAGGCAGGGGGCAGTGTGTGGGCCTGGAGGCCAGTCGGGGGAGCCGGCCAGGCAGGTGGGACATCTGTGGATCCGTGGGCACTGGAGCCAGCTCTGAGCTCCAAGCCAAGAGAACCAGTCTGGGCGCTGCCGGCTCGTTACAGAAACGTTTAATAGTTTAGGAATGCGTACACTCTGGCTCTGCTAAGTCTCCATAAAGGCAActtttccatgttttaaaaaatagattcgctataaagatttatatattcataaataggCAATGTGAAAAATCCCCAAATGCAATGGCATCCTTGGGCTgaggccctccccaccccagcccaggtgcaggctcagaggtctctgaggcccCAGCCTCGGCAGCCCTCCGGGGAGAAGTAACTGCATTCAATGTGAATTAGGAATTTCCTCCAGCTTCACGCCTGCTGGGGCCTGTGTCCTTGAGCTCCACCCCAACACCCACCCGCCCTCTGGACCGGGCCCACCTCTCTGGCTCAGGAGTCAGGATCCCTGTCCCTTGCTTGTCCCCCTCCCGGGAGTATAAAACACCAGCCTTCCTCTGGTCCTTCAGCCCAGGCCACAGACCGCCCTCCTCCGCCCGATGGCTGGGACACTTCCTGGCCCTCCTGCCGGGCTTCCTCTCCTGGCCCCTGACCCCTGACCTCACCTGCTCCTGTTCTTGGGTAACTTATAAACAAAGGAAGAGGccctgggagagggaagaggcGGGGCCGTGCCGTCTTACACACTTCCCCGTTGTCCCTTGGCCAAGTCCATCCGTCCGGGCCCATCTGACGGAGGACTTAGGCCCAGAGAGGTAGTGAGGCCCCTACCTGCCAGGGCACCCCAGAGCAGGCAGCCAGCAGTGTGCCCAGGGAGGCCCTGAGCGCTAGCATTTGGCTCTGAGACGGAGGACGGGAAGCCTCCGTAGGAAATGGCTTCAGCCCAGGACGGGAACCTCGCAGGCCAAGGGTGGGTAGGGAAGGAACGCATTCTTGCCAGGGGGTACGATGAGCAAAGGACCAGCTGGTCATCTGTGGGATTCTAAATGGCACGTATTCAAGGGCAGGGTCGGTaaggggggcagggcaggaaggggtCTGCCTGGACAGAAGCTGCTCCTGTGGGCAAGACGGTGCAAGGGAGAAGGAACGGAGCTGTGTGAGGCCTTGGACACCCGCGTGAGGATGGACATCCTGAGGGCCCGGGGGCGACTGGAAGGTGTCAGGATGGGGGAGGGACCTTTCATAGCTGCCCCCCTCACAGCAGCAGGATGGTGCCTGGGCTGGTGGAAGCCCAGGCCAAGGAGGTCAGGGAGGCAtccaggggaggggatggggcccATCTGGGCAGAGGGGCCGGGGGCACGGTTGTAGGGTGGGGGAGAAAGTGGGGAGCCCGAAATGACCCCTGAGTTCTAGGCTACAGCCCTGGAGCGAGGCTGCTCCGTGCGGAGGATGGGTGGCAGGAGACCCACTGGGCCCTGGGATTGTGAAAGGAGAGAGTGAAGTGCTGCTTCCTTGGTTCTGGGTGAGGAAGGGCCACCGTGAGGCCACCTCCCCTGTGCAGGGTTCCGGGCACAGGAGTAGGGGGATGGCTCACAGCCCAAGGTGGCAGGTGAGCCCCTGTCACCGGTGTTTCCTGTACCTGTGCACCCTGGATGCGGACTGCCGGATGCTGCTGGCAGCCCGGCAGGGCTCCTTCTGGAGGAGGTGAGCTGGgggcctccctccttccctaagCCCTGTGAGGCAGCCCTGGGCCCGGGGTCAGTACCTGTGCTCGCTGGAACTGGGGCGCAGTCCCGGCCGCTGCTCCTTGcgtgcaccccaccccccagagcaGCAGGTCTGTGCAAGGCGGTCTTCGTGAGACTTCTCTCCCAGCTGGGCCTGGACTGAACACCCAGCTCTGCCCAAACATCAGCCCCCTGCAGAGAGGTCATGGGGCTGGAGGACCTCTGCCCTTGGCCTGAAGGGGGCCCCTCTCTGGGGAACCCCTCAGTGcaggtggaggggctgggccccatCCCATCAGCAGGGACGGGGGAGGGAAGCCAGGCAGCCTTCTTGCTCCCACTTCCCAGCCCACTCGGCCGATAGCGGGCTGACCCCTGCTCAGCGCTCCTGGCCCGTCCAGGCCAGCGTCCTTCCCCTCCAGGACCAGGCTCAGCCTCCACGGCTGGAAGGGCCAGCAGCCCTGCCTGACCCGCCTCCTGGGGCTGCCTGGCAAGGTCTGACTTCCTGCTCTGTGTCCAGGCCTGCCTGGGAGGGTTTGACGCAGACCAGGTGCAGGGATGGAAGGCAGGGAGCCCGACTGCAGCTGTGCGGCACCTCTGGGCTCTCAGGGGCCCTGGGCTGTGTCTCCCTGATGTGGCCTCGCCCGTGGCTCTGAGAGCAGCTGATTTCCTGGGGCCCCACACTGGGGCGGGGGGCCTGCAGGGCTGAACTGGACTGATGGGAGCGACTGGGATTGGCCTGGGAAGACCACCTGCTCCCCCAGTCCAGTCCCTGCGCTCCTCTGAGCTGCACCCAGAGAACGGTGCTGCTTCCAAGGGCCCCAGTGACCCTGGTCCCCTGCTGTCTAACCTCAGTGTCCAGCGTATGCAGAGACCATTAGAGTGGGTGGGCCCAGACCCAGGCCTGCCGGGGCCTTGCCTTTTCTGTGCGGGAAACTCTCTAAGCTGGTCTGGGAGCGGCGGGGGAGCTGGCACTCTGAACGTGGCACGAAGGATCTCTGCAAGTCAGGTGGGACAGGCTGGGCTCAGGGGTGCGAGCGTTTACTTTTCCCTTAAATGTCCGCACTCCTATCTCATTCCCACTAACCCCCAGCTTCCGAGAGCCAGAGCTAAAGGATTCACTGCTTTTGCAACCTGAGTGGCAAAACTTTGGGCCCCAAGCCAGCAGACGAGCGCTCTGGGCCGTGACCCACCGTTGTCCGGGTGAAAAGGAGAAGCTCCATGGAAATGGGAGAGGGAGGCCCGGCTGAGGCAGGAGCTGGCcttgaaggaaggagggaggtagGGAAACCCCGGGACGAAGCTCAGGACTGAGTCTGCTGGGCCGTTGCTCCTGCACAGGAGGCCCTGGAATGCCCTGGGAGGACCCGGAGCTCCGGCCACATCCCTGGAAAGCAACACCCTGCTGCGGCCTCGTGTGAAACGGTCCTAACCAGGCAGCGTGTAGCCCGGGAggcccactcccagcccctgggCCAAGGTCCACACCGCTGGGCTCGCGCCAGTCCTGGGACGTGCCGCGTGTGGCAGGGACAGCAGCTGGCTGGCAGGAAGGGCCCCACACCCTACCCTGTGCCAACAGGGCCTCCCGTGGGAGGAATCCTGCTTCTTCCTTCCTGGAGGGCAGTGCTCCCATCAAGCATCCAGGCCACAGGCGGGGTAATTCCAGGCCTTTATCTGGCTGGCACCCTGGAGGCCAGCTCTGGAGGGCTGGGCGAGGAGGCCACAGGGCGGGAGGAGGTGGGGCAGCCCCGCCTGCCTGCCCTGCACCCCGGTCAGCACCCGCAGCCCCAGCTCTCTCCGACGTCCTTGCTGTCCAGCTGGATGTGGTCAGTGCCCTTCTCGCTGAGCAGAGGGCCCCCGTGCCGCATGACCAGCTCCGTGGCCACCCTCACGAAGGCCTCTTCCACGTTGCTCGAGTCCTTGGCCGACGTCTCGATGGCGCACAGGATGTCATGGTGCTCTGCCAGGCTCTGCGCCTCGGCCAGCGGCACCTCCCTCAGCTCCCTGAGGTCCGACTTGTTCCCTGCGGGGAGGTGGGGCAGTGGTGaggcccagggcccaggtggGCGCGGCTACAGCTAAAGGCAGCAGAGCCGGGAGAGTCTATCTTTAATGCTCTTATCCCATCCTTTAGTCCCTCATCTCATCTCTTCCTTATCTTTGCCAGGGGCCTGTGCATTTTACTGCTTTTTCCTAAGAAATAGAAGCGGGAAGGTTTGGTGAAAAGAACACGGTGCTTAGAGCTGGAAGAAGACCTGGGTAGAGACGCCAGCTTCCTGTCACCTGCTGTGTGACGCTCGGGTAACTCACTCCATCTCTGAGTCTCAACCCCTCATCTACGACGCCACCTTCTGCAGAGCAGACATTAAATGACACAGTGGACACAAGCTAGCACCTAGCGGGCACTCCACCAATGCTGAAGTTAAAGAAATCTGgccttgctattttttttttggctaaaattttgtcatttttctgattatttatgctctcatattttcctttggaattttTTAATTCTCTGTAAGATTGTGGGTTttgattattttgcttttctgataATGAGAGCACAGACTACAGCTGCCCCTGAGAGCACGCCTTTCCTTCTCCCATGAGGTGTGAGATGtttcattatgttttaaataatctGGTCAATTGCTCCTTGGTCCAATTTctacaagaattttttttaagtctctaagTGATTGACTTTTATAATCTGATTATAGGgacaaaaaaatagataagcatcTATGaagatctagggacttccctggcggtctagtggttatgGCTTgttgctttcactgccagggcccaggttcaatcccgcgtcggggatctaagatcccacaagccaggcagaatggccaaaaaaaaagaaaaaaaaaaatctacagtttCTTTGGTAACCTTAAACAATGCAGCAACCAATTTCAATGTTAGGAActtatttggatcctgatttcaacaaactgaaaagaaaaccacatgtGATATTTATGAGCAATTATAAATCTGACCCCAGATCAGCTAAGTTGATTGTATTAGGAGATGTCAGTATGTTTTAAATGTGAAAAGCGTActgttattatatatttttaagtgtttgtatcttttatagATTCATGCTggaacatttgcaaatgaaatcaTTTGGTGTTGGGATTTGCCTCAAAATAATATGAGGTCGGGGGAGGGGCCGAGGGCTGAAATGACCGTGGACAGGACTTGCCGGCTCTGCTGAATCTGGGGTTTGTTACGCTATTCCTTTTATGTCCTTGTATAGAGTGCTCTATGatagaatgttttcttttaaaagtcctggattgggaattccctggcagtccagtggttaggactttgcgcttccactgcagggggccctggttcgatccctggtcagggaactaagatcctgcaagctgagcggcgtggccaaaaaactaaaaaaactaaaaaaaaaaaaaaaagtcctggatGAAAGGGGAGCATCAGGCCACGTAGGGAGGACTCCCTTCCTGCCCGGGGAGTCCAGTCCGCCTAGAACACCCACACCCCAGTCCAGGCCCATCTGCACTCGCTCACCTTAGAGGAATCAGCCTGACTGTTGGGACGAGCACCCCAGGGACCACACACATGGTCCAAAGCTTCTTGAATCCAGGCCCGAGAAGTTTATGCGGGAGGGAAAGGTAAAATGGAGGTCACGGCACCCCCTGCAGCGTCGGTTCTCAAAGTGGGATCACTGTGTCAcccgggaacttgttagaaatgcacacgCGTGGGCCCAACAGTGCTCCCGAGTGAGATGCTCTGCGGGTGGTGCCGGCGTCTGCCCTCCACCAAGACTTCAGAGTGGCTGGGAGGGGCGTGGACACCTGAGAAGCACCCCCTGCAGGGTGGCCGACAGAGCAGGCCACTGAATCACGATCGGCCACGTTTACACGCTCACGGGCTATGTGGACAGGATAAATGACTTCACTTTTCTGACCCTCGGCCCGTCCCTGACACATGAGGAGCAGGCAGGGTTATGAGAACACACATGATGAAGACCGAACTAGCCTGGACCAAGGTGCGGCCACGTGGCGACCGCTTCCTGGCCTGCGTCGTCTCATTTCCACTTTGACTGTAACTTTACAAGTGATTAGCAGGATccgaagtttcttttttttttggccgcgcctcgtggcacgtgggatcttagtccctgagcagggatcgaacccgtgccccctgcagtggaagctcagagtcttaaccaccggaccaacagggaagtccccgaaTTTTCTAGATCATGGTCCTGGCTCCGCTCCTACCTGGCCAAGCTCAGCCCTCTCTGTGCTCTGTTTGCCCTTTGtttagaaaggagagagagactgagacagacagacagacgggtGGACCGCAGGGGCCCCCGCTCACCGATGAGCAGCTGCACGATGTTGGAGCCCGCGTACTTCCTCACGTCCTCGATCCAGTGAGGCACGGACAGGAAGGAGCTCCTCTTGGTGATGTCGTATGCCAGGATGGCCCCGTTGGCGCTGCGGTAGTAGCTCTGGGTGATGGTGCGGAAGCGCTCCTGGCCAGCTGTGTCCCAGATCTGCAGCTAAAGGAACAGGGGTCCCGTGAACCCGGGGGTGCAGCCGAGCGCAGGGGACGGGGAGGCCGAGCCCCCAGACCCACCCCCAAAGTGCTGCTTCCGGGGGCAGGCCACCGGCCACAGCTCGGCAGGCCCCACGTAGGACGGGCCAGAAGGTGGACAGAGCGGAGGGGCCTTCTGAGCCCTTGGAAGGCAACTCAGCGGCCTAAGCAGGACGGTGGGAGCAACGTGGAGGTGGGCAGCCCCGTTTCCACCTCCAGAGTCCCAGGACAAGGGGGTGGGTTCTGCACCGTGGCGGAAAGCACGCTGGACCCCGAATCCTCTCTGCCCTGGACACCAGGCTCACTGCTGGCGCCATGTCTACTGCCTGCCCCTCTGGGCCGTGAGTGCCCGCTGCCCCCACCGTCGGGAGGCCCCCAGCACTCgggctctctcttctgcctcAGCGGCGCCAGGGAAGATGCTCACGCTGGGCAGGGACGGCCCGGGGAGGCTCCTCTCAGGCGGCCTCTGCCATCAGCTGGCGCAGCCTGCTAACCCTAACCCCGGTTCCAACCCTCCTCCCGCCCAGGTCCTCACTGCACCAGCACCCATCAGGGCCGCTGCCGGGCCTGCCTGGATGGGCGCCCGGCGGGGCGGGAGCATCCCTGgcttccagcagcagcagcaggatggCGGCAGAGACCCCAGGTAGGGCGGCGGAAGCTGGGCCAGGGGCCAACCTGGATGGTCACTGGGCCCGGGCCAGGAGGCTGCGCCGCGGAGGGCATCAGAATGGGCGGGTCCAGGGCTCTCAGAGGCTCAGGGCCTGCCTTTTCTGCTCCGCAGACCACAGGTCCTCGGGGCCCTGAAGATGACATCCTGAGCCGCAGGCCATCCACCCTCCTCCACTGGCACAAGCACTCTGGGTGCCTCTCTATCCCGTTCTCAAGGGGCGTCCAGGGTGGGGACAGACCCAGAGGCCTCAGACAGTTCCTGCGGGCAGGGCTTCTGGCCCTGGCACTGTGGAAGTGACCACCTCTTCCTGGGCCTCACAAGAGGGGTCCACCGGGTGATGCACTCTGAGCCACGACTCGCCAAACCAAACTCCCCGCCTGAGACGTCCCATTTGCTCCGCAGAGTGAGAGCCTCCAGGAAGCAGGGCCCGGGGCACAGCTCACGCAGGGGTGACGTGAAAGGCGGGACCTTGGCACCACACCAGCCTGGGATCCAGACGACCTAGGACTCCCTTCCACACGCCAGAGGGGAGCATCAAACACAGACGCCAAGCAGACACGGGAAAAGGCAAGTTGGCGGAAATAGAAACTAGGCAGAGTTTCTCAAAACAATCTCCAAAATAATCATCAGTGTTTTCAGAGATAAGAAAAGGTCCATGAAATGATAAAAGAACACTCTTATTTTAAGTAGAGGGAACATTCGGAAAGGAAAAACGagctcttgaaaattaaaaatataacataaatgaaaaatgcaacaTAAGCGTTGGAAGATAAACTTGAAGAATTTCcaagtaggggaaaaaaatgcaaagagatggaaaagagagaaaaggaattgTGGAACCAGCCTAGAAGGTCCACCATCAGGATAGTAagagttttggaaaaaaaagaatagtaaaatcAAAGGAATGCTTCAAGAAAATTCCCCAGAACTGACTGAAAAGGCCCACTAAGTACACAATGGAGGAAAACAGACCCACACAAGACACTTGGCCTTGGGAACTCAAGAAcagtgaggaagaagaaaggacccTAAAAAGTTgcagggaaaacaaaagagagaaaggaaaaacaggtTTGAAGGCTTCACCGAAAAGATCCATATTGCATTAGACATTCAATGAAACGATGCCTAAAATTAcaagggaaaataatttccagCCTAGAGTTCTCCACCTAATCACTGAGTCAAGTGCGATGGTTTAACAAAGGCATTTTCAGACATAGGGGCCTCAAAAAATTTACCTTCCTGCCACCCTTTCTAAGGAAGCTGCTGAAATCAACCAACACGAAGAAAATGGGGGatccagaaagagaattcaacTCAAAAGAGAGGCGAAGGGAAACCCCGGGGTGGTAGGGAGATCCCAAGACAGCAGCCAAGCCGCAAGCCAGGATGCGGGCCGGTCGGGAGCCTCCAGTTCTGGAAGAGTATCTAGTGGCCGTGGAGACCTCCCTCCTTAAACAACCGGGAGACTGAGAAAAACACGGGAGGCTACTGTTTTCAGGATGCAAACAACACAGCACGAGACCCTAATCCTTGAAAGAAGCAAAACTCATGGAAGGCGCCTCACGATTGCCAGCACTCTACTGGGGACGGTTTTCTGACCACAGGACAGGGGGCTAGACTCCAAGCAGGGCATGGAGCCTGGAGCAGCTGGTGTGACTGGAATGAGGAGCgacgggggtggggtggtagTCCCTGGTGGGTCCTAGCCCGCGGGCTCCGCGCACAGGGTGAGGCTCCCAGGTTCTAACCAGAGAGCGGCTCCTCCGGGGGTGAGAACACACCAGAGGTGGAGGCTGAACAGTGCTGGGGGATCTTCCAACCCAGCCACGGGGAAGAGGCCTCCTTAGGACCTTGTGAAGGACCCAGATATTGAGCTGAGCCATCAGGAAGGCTGTGCCCTACGAGTGAGGACCATGGCAAGAGGCAGGCCTCCCGACACCTGCCCAAGAAACCCTAAACCAAGCTCTCAGGTTTGGAGGCCGCGTTCTGTCAAGGTGAAAGGCTAGAGAAACACTGTCAGACTTGCATCTCTCTGCCCTAACAGGACATGAAGACAAGCCACACAGGTTCAAGGTGATCAGTCAGTCACTGAATTGACTACTAGGACATGAAATCAGTGCCCTTCCAACACGATGCAGAGTGACTAGCCAGTATCAACCAATATTTCCAGTATACAATTAAAAACCTGctaaacatgcaaaaaaaaaaaaaaaaaatacaatttgacCCCAAGAGAGAAAAGCAGTCAATAGAAAATGAGGCCAAAATGGCCCAAGTATTGGAGTtagtagacaaagactttaaagcagttattttaaatataatcagagaattaaaggaaaatatgttcGAAGAACTGGAACAAAATATCAGTCTAAGTGGGCAAATCGGGAATTTCAGTTAGAGAAAcggaaattatttctaaaaacatattttaagagggtcaaaattctagaactgaaaagtacAGTAAGTGAAGTGGGAAATTCATTTGATGAGCTTAACAGCAGaatggagacagaaaaaaagaatcagtgaacttgaagaaaaatcaatataCCAAGTATTTAATCTTTGATTAAATAAGATCTTAAGATAAGCCTCAATGAATCTCAAAAGATTGTATTCTTCTGTAAGAAGAATATTCTCTAGCCACAGGATATTCCTCTAGCCACAGAAAATCTAGAACAGAAATTAAGAACGCTCTGGGAGAGACTTCTTCAAGAAGATGGAACTGAGAGGCAGCAAGACGTTGCGGGGACAATCACACAGTATGTGGGGTAGATGGAGAGGGTGAGTGTGCCCATTAGGGGAGGATTTGGAGCTGAGTTAATGGTAAATACATAGACCCCACGCAGAAACAAGATGATCACGACCACCAGGGAAAACTAGGGAGCACGGGGAATGAAAGATAGTGCTACATGGCTCAGCCGTGAACAGCTCTCACTAACCAAAATGTGTTCATTCAGCCATTTCAACAGCGCTTACTTGGACACCTGCTCTACGTTCTAGGTACCAGAGAGAGCAGAGGAAGCAGACGCAAATTCCTGGGCTCAAGCTTACAGTCTAGGGCAGGAGACAGATGCTaagtaagataataataatacggatatatatttgtttatatggaaatacagaatataaataaaatatcataaaataagtAATACAATAATCAGTATGCTAGATAGTGATAAGATGGAAAAAACAAGCAGGGGAAGAAGTTATCAAGTATGGTGAGGAATGAAGTTTTAGATAGGAAGGCCTCATTGAGATAACAGTTGGGTAAAGATCTGAAGAAAGTTAGCTAGCTGTGCAGATGCCTGCGAGACAAGCattccagggagagagagagcaagtgcaaaggccctgaggcagagacTTGACTGGTGCACGAAGATCAGTGTGCTGGGAGCAGagtgaaaagggagagagaaatgagggATGACCGAGGAATTGGGCCAGATCATGCAGTGCCCTGGAGACCACAGCAAGAACTTTGTCCTTCACGGTGAGTGAAGGGGAAGCCAGGGAGTTTTGAGccaatcaaatttatttttaaacaggatCACTCTGACTACTGTATGGAAAAGAGAGCAaggacagggaattccctggtgatccagtagTTAGGATTCCATGggttcactgctgagggcgcgggttcaatccctggtcatggagCTAGGATCTCGCAAgccgcgcagccaaaaaaaaagaggaaggacagAAACGGGGAGCTCAGTTGGACGGCTGTAGCCATAATACAGGTAAAAGACCAC from Delphinus delphis chromosome 10, mDelDel1.2, whole genome shotgun sequence carries:
- the RAB43 gene encoding ras-related protein Rab-43 → MAGPGPGDPDEQYDFLFKLVLVGDASVGKTCVVQRFKTGVFSERQGSTIGVDFTMKTLEIQGQRVKLQIWDTAGQERFRTITQSYYRSANGAILAYDITKRSSFLSVPHWIEDVRKYAGSNIVQLLIGNKSDLRELREVPLAEAQSLAEHHDILCAIETSAKDSSNVEEAFVRVATELVMRHGGPLLSEKGTDHIQLDSKDVGESWGCGC